In Lagopus muta isolate bLagMut1 chromosome 29, bLagMut1 primary, whole genome shotgun sequence, one genomic interval encodes:
- the LOC125685776 gene encoding feather keratin 1 isoform X12, which yields MTCGVHLHPTAMSCFDLCRPCGPTPLANSCNEPCVRQCQDSRVVIQPSPVVVTLPGPILSSFPQNTAVGSSTSAAVGSILSEEGVPISSGGFGLSGLGSRFSSRRCLP from the coding sequence GtccacctccatcccacagccatgtcctgcttCGATCTGTGCCGTCCCTGTGGCCCGACCCCGCTGGCCaacagctgcaacgagccctgtgtGCGCCAGTGCCAGGACTCCCGGGTGGTGATCCAGCCCTCTCCCGTCGTGGTcaccctgcccggacccatcctcagctccttcccccagaacaccGCTGTGGGCTCCAGCACCtccgctgctgttggcagcatcctgAGTGAGGAGGGCGTGCCCATCTCCTCCGGTGGCTTTGGCCTCTCTGGCCTGGGCAGCCGCTTCTCTAGCAGGAGGTGCCTGCCTTAA